In the genome of Dioscorea cayenensis subsp. rotundata cultivar TDr96_F1 unplaced genomic scaffold, TDr96_F1_v2_PseudoChromosome.rev07_lg8_w22 25.fasta BLBR01002222.1, whole genome shotgun sequence, one region contains:
- the LOC120257610 gene encoding sulfite exporter TauE/SafE family protein 3-like isoform X1 has protein sequence MDGRWSSSSAVIGFGLLLLVSASAHRRIIGDENGASPRSYLFDFVNSLWRPDESSYTHVWPPMKFGWKIVVGSVVGFFGAAFGSVGGVGGGGIFVPMLSLIVGFDPKTSTAISKCMIMGAAGSTVYYNLKLRHPTLDMPIIDYDLALLLQPMLMLGISIGVAFNVIFADWMVTVLLIILFIGTSTKAFKKGVEAWNKETLKKKEANRQSKLNVGRGNEEIEYTALPSGPSNSTQMENELILEPEVPILENVYWKQLGLLVLVWLTFLVLQIIKNNTTTCSVWYWIVNLLQIPVSVGVTLYEAINLYKGKRVIASRGHEGKPWKIQQLFLYSLCGVLGGMVGGLLGLGGGFILGPLFLELGIPPQVSSATATFSMTFSSSMSVIEYHLLHRFPVPYAMYFVIVAAIAAIIGQHVVKRLIIWMGRASLIIFILAFTIFVSAVSLGGVGISRMIEQIKQHEYMGFENLCRY, from the exons ATGGATGGGAGGTGGTCGTCGTCGTCGGCGGTGATTGGGTTCGGGCTTCTTCTCTTGGTGTCTGCCTCGGCTCATCGGAGGATCATCGGCGACGAAAATGGTGCCTCGCCGCGTTCTTATCTTTTTGATTTTGTGAATTCCTTGTGGCGTCCTGATGAATCGTCGTATACCCATGTTTGGCCG CCTATGAAGTTTGGGTGGAAAATCGTTGTCGGATCTGTCGTTGGGTTCTTCGGAGCGGCGTTTGGGAGCGTCGGAGGTGTTGGCGGAGGAGGGATTTTTGTtcctatgctttctttgatCGTCGGGTTTGATCCCAAAACCTCGACCGCTATCTCTAAGT GTATGATCATGGGTGCAGCGGGTTCAACTGTTTACTACAATCTTAAGCTGAGGCATCCAACTTTGGACATGCCTATCATTGATTATGACTTAGCATTGCTCTTACAACCGATGCTCATGCTTGGAATCAGCATTGGTGTTGCTTTCAATGTAATTTTTGCTGATTGGATGGTTACCGTCCTCCTAATCATCCTATTCATAG GCACATCAACTAAGGCCTTTAAGAAGGGTGTTGAAGCATGGAATAAGGAGACTTTGAAAAAGAAG GAGGCTAACAGACAGTCTAAGTTAAATG TAGGTAGAGGGAATGAAGAGATAGAGTATACTGCGCTTCCTAGTGGACCAAGTAATAGCACTCAGATGGAGAATGAGCTAATTTTGGAACCAGAG GTTCCAATTTTAGAGAATGTCTACTGGAAACAGCTTGGTCTTCTTGTCTTGGTTTGGTTGACATTCCTCGTCTTGCAAATAATTAAG AACAATACAACAACCTGTTCAGTGTGGTATTGGATAGTGAATTTGCTACAG ATACCTGTCTCTGTTGGTGTGACATTATATGAAGCCATTAACTTATACAAGGGAAAGAGAGTCATTGCATCAAGGGGACATGAAGGAAAACCTTGGAAAATTCAGCAGTTATTTCTATATTCCTTATGTGGTGTTCTAGGTGGTATGGTTGGTGGACTGCTTGGTCTAGGTGGAGGGTTTATTTTGGGTCCTCTTTTCCTTGAGCTTGGTATACCACCTCAA GTTTCTAGTGCAACGGCCACCTTCTCAATGACATTCTCTTCTTCTATGTCTGTTATCGAATATCATCTCTTACACCGTTTCCCTGTCCCTTATG CTATGTACTTTGTTATCGTGGCAGCAATCGCCGCCATTATTGGCCAACATGTTGTGAAAAGATTGATTATTTGGATGGGCAGAGCATctctaattattttcattttggctTTCACAATTTTTGTTAGTGCAGTCTCATTAG GTGGTGTAGGTATTTCCCGCATGATTGAGCAAATAAAGCAACATGAATACATGGGTTTTGAGAACCTCTGCAGATATTAA
- the LOC120257601 gene encoding ras-related protein Rab7-like: MASRRRMLLKVIILGDSGVGKTSLMNQYVNRKFSNQYKATIGADFLTKEIQFEDRLFTLQIWDTAGQERFQSLGVAFYRGADCCVLVYDVNVMKSFDNLNNWREEFLIQAGPSDPENFPFVVLGNKVDVDGGNSRVVSEKKAKAWCASKGIPYFETSAKEGFNVEAAFECIAKNALKNEPEEEMYLPDTIDVTGGGRQQRSSGCEC, encoded by the exons ATGGCGTCTCGCAGGAGAATGCTTCTCAAGGTCATCATCCTTGGTGACAGTGG ggTTGGAAAGACGTCTCTGATGAACCA ATATGTAAATCGGAAGTTTAGCAATCAGTATAAAGCTACCATTGGGGCTGATTTCTTGACTAAAGAAATCCAATTTGAGGACAGATTGTTTACATTGCAG ATTTGGGACACAGCAGGGCAAGAAAGATTCCAGAGTCTTGGGGTTGCATTCTACCGTGGAGCTGATTGTTGTGTTCTTGTTTATGATGTTAATGTCATGAAATCatttgataatttgaacaattGGCGCGAAGAATTTCTTATTCAG GCTGGCCCATCCGACCCTGAGAACTTCCCGTTTGTAGTGTTGGGTAACAAGGTTGATGTGGACGGTGGCAATAGCCGTGTG GTATCAGAGAAGAAGGCGAAAGCATGGTGTGCATCAAAGGGTATTCCCTACTTTGAGACCTCTGCTAAGGAGGGATTTAATGTGGAGGCTGCTTTTGAATGTATAGCAAAGAATGCTCTTAAGAATGAGCCAGAGGAAGAAAT GTATCTTCCAGACACCATTGATGTAACTGGAGGGGGCAGGCAGCAAAGATCATCAGGTTGTGAATGTTAG
- the LOC120257610 gene encoding sulfite exporter TauE/SafE family protein 3-like isoform X2, giving the protein MDGRWSSSSAVIGFGLLLLVSASAHRRIIGDENGASPRSYLFDFVNSLWRPDESSYTHVWPPMKFGWKIVVGSVVGFFGAAFGSVGGVGGGGIFVPMLSLIVGFDPKTSTAISKCMIMGAAGSTVYYNLKLRHPTLDMPIIDYDLALLLQPMLMLGISIGVAFNVIFADWMVTVLLIILFIGTSTKAFKKGVEAWNKETLKKKEANRQSKLNGRGNEEIEYTALPSGPSNSTQMENELILEPEVPILENVYWKQLGLLVLVWLTFLVLQIIKNNTTTCSVWYWIVNLLQIPVSVGVTLYEAINLYKGKRVIASRGHEGKPWKIQQLFLYSLCGVLGGMVGGLLGLGGGFILGPLFLELGIPPQVSSATATFSMTFSSSMSVIEYHLLHRFPVPYAMYFVIVAAIAAIIGQHVVKRLIIWMGRASLIIFILAFTIFVSAVSLGGVGISRMIEQIKQHEYMGFENLCRY; this is encoded by the exons ATGGATGGGAGGTGGTCGTCGTCGTCGGCGGTGATTGGGTTCGGGCTTCTTCTCTTGGTGTCTGCCTCGGCTCATCGGAGGATCATCGGCGACGAAAATGGTGCCTCGCCGCGTTCTTATCTTTTTGATTTTGTGAATTCCTTGTGGCGTCCTGATGAATCGTCGTATACCCATGTTTGGCCG CCTATGAAGTTTGGGTGGAAAATCGTTGTCGGATCTGTCGTTGGGTTCTTCGGAGCGGCGTTTGGGAGCGTCGGAGGTGTTGGCGGAGGAGGGATTTTTGTtcctatgctttctttgatCGTCGGGTTTGATCCCAAAACCTCGACCGCTATCTCTAAGT GTATGATCATGGGTGCAGCGGGTTCAACTGTTTACTACAATCTTAAGCTGAGGCATCCAACTTTGGACATGCCTATCATTGATTATGACTTAGCATTGCTCTTACAACCGATGCTCATGCTTGGAATCAGCATTGGTGTTGCTTTCAATGTAATTTTTGCTGATTGGATGGTTACCGTCCTCCTAATCATCCTATTCATAG GCACATCAACTAAGGCCTTTAAGAAGGGTGTTGAAGCATGGAATAAGGAGACTTTGAAAAAGAAG GAGGCTAACAGACAGTCTAAGTTAAATG GTAGAGGGAATGAAGAGATAGAGTATACTGCGCTTCCTAGTGGACCAAGTAATAGCACTCAGATGGAGAATGAGCTAATTTTGGAACCAGAG GTTCCAATTTTAGAGAATGTCTACTGGAAACAGCTTGGTCTTCTTGTCTTGGTTTGGTTGACATTCCTCGTCTTGCAAATAATTAAG AACAATACAACAACCTGTTCAGTGTGGTATTGGATAGTGAATTTGCTACAG ATACCTGTCTCTGTTGGTGTGACATTATATGAAGCCATTAACTTATACAAGGGAAAGAGAGTCATTGCATCAAGGGGACATGAAGGAAAACCTTGGAAAATTCAGCAGTTATTTCTATATTCCTTATGTGGTGTTCTAGGTGGTATGGTTGGTGGACTGCTTGGTCTAGGTGGAGGGTTTATTTTGGGTCCTCTTTTCCTTGAGCTTGGTATACCACCTCAA GTTTCTAGTGCAACGGCCACCTTCTCAATGACATTCTCTTCTTCTATGTCTGTTATCGAATATCATCTCTTACACCGTTTCCCTGTCCCTTATG CTATGTACTTTGTTATCGTGGCAGCAATCGCCGCCATTATTGGCCAACATGTTGTGAAAAGATTGATTATTTGGATGGGCAGAGCATctctaattattttcattttggctTTCACAATTTTTGTTAGTGCAGTCTCATTAG GTGGTGTAGGTATTTCCCGCATGATTGAGCAAATAAAGCAACATGAATACATGGGTTTTGAGAACCTCTGCAGATATTAA